One window from the genome of Natrialba magadii ATCC 43099 encodes:
- a CDS encoding cobyric acid synthase, producing MTRTLLVAGTASHVGKSTVVAGLCRLLADHGVSVAPFKAQNMSNNARVVVRAAGVDGKEGEVKGQESRPTGDGATMKAADQWGEIGVSQFTQARAARLTPTTDVNPILLKPRGDGESQLIVQGEAREHVPAGSYYEEYWDDARDAAAQSYQRLAADHDVIVAEGAGSIAEINLHDQDLANVETARFADAEILLLVDIERGGAFASLYGTIELLPDDIRERVVGAVITKFRGDPSLLESGIAEIESRTGVSILGVLPYDDPGLPEEDSVGLPSADSRGVRGGDDGVPDEQRLRIAVPRLPRISNATDLEALAAEPGVTVVYLPVDDSGTNANAEAVSSGSFASAEIEIDLDATADAVVIPGTKNTVDDCRALHAAGFADALRSFDGPIVGICGGYQLLGERLTNAALESTDTSQCDTVPGLGLLPVETRFDETKHLERTTVPVDGAASPLLAGAAGTASGYEIHAGRTRILDHESVASPLGESSAAHGLVLGTYLHGLFDNEGVRTAFLEAVARERGLEWPPASPTGAQTARTGGQRGQSPFDRAASLLRENVDAEVVERLVNG from the coding sequence ATGACGCGGACGCTTCTCGTCGCCGGAACCGCCAGCCACGTCGGCAAATCGACCGTCGTCGCGGGCCTCTGTCGCCTGCTCGCCGACCATGGTGTCTCCGTCGCGCCGTTCAAGGCGCAGAACATGAGCAACAATGCGCGGGTCGTCGTGCGGGCGGCTGGCGTAGATGGAAAAGAAGGCGAAGTGAAGGGGCAGGAATCGCGTCCGACTGGAGACGGTGCAACAATGAAAGCCGCCGACCAGTGGGGCGAAATCGGCGTCTCGCAGTTCACCCAGGCCCGTGCGGCCCGACTCACACCGACGACTGACGTAAATCCCATCCTGTTGAAACCGCGCGGCGACGGCGAGAGCCAGCTCATCGTTCAGGGCGAGGCCCGCGAGCACGTCCCCGCAGGCAGCTACTACGAAGAATACTGGGACGACGCCCGCGACGCCGCCGCACAGTCCTACCAGCGACTTGCCGCTGACCACGACGTCATCGTCGCCGAAGGCGCAGGCAGCATCGCCGAAATCAACCTCCACGACCAGGACCTCGCGAACGTCGAAACGGCCCGCTTCGCCGACGCAGAGATCCTTCTGCTCGTCGACATCGAACGCGGCGGCGCGTTCGCCAGCCTCTACGGGACGATCGAACTCCTCCCCGACGATATCCGAGAGCGCGTCGTTGGTGCGGTCATCACCAAGTTCCGCGGTGATCCGTCGCTACTCGAGTCCGGCATCGCTGAGATCGAATCCCGAACCGGCGTGTCGATTCTGGGCGTGCTGCCGTACGACGATCCCGGATTGCCCGAGGAGGACAGCGTTGGCCTTCCGAGTGCGGATTCACGGGGGGTACGCGGCGGCGATGATGGCGTCCCCGACGAGCAGCGCCTCCGGATCGCGGTACCGCGACTCCCGCGGATTTCGAACGCGACCGATCTCGAGGCACTCGCCGCAGAACCGGGTGTTACGGTGGTCTATCTCCCGGTCGACGATTCGGGGACGAACGCCAACGCAGAGGCGGTGTCCAGCGGTTCGTTCGCGAGCGCCGAGATCGAGATCGACCTCGACGCCACCGCCGACGCCGTCGTCATCCCCGGTACCAAGAACACCGTCGACGACTGCCGTGCGCTCCACGCCGCGGGCTTCGCCGACGCACTGCGCTCGTTCGACGGTCCCATCGTCGGCATCTGCGGCGGCTACCAGCTTCTCGGCGAACGGCTGACGAACGCCGCACTCGAGAGCACCGACACCAGCCAGTGCGACACCGTTCCGGGTCTCGGTCTCCTCCCCGTCGAAACCCGCTTCGACGAGACGAAACACCTCGAACGGACGACGGTCCCCGTCGACGGCGCGGCGAGCCCCTTGCTCGCCGGCGCAGCCGGCACCGCATCGGGCTACGAGATTCACGCCGGGCGGACGCGCATACTCGACCACGAGTCCGTCGCCAGCCCGCTCGGCGAGTCGAGCGCGGCACACGGACTGGTTCTCGGGACCTACCTCCACGGGCTGTTCGACAACGAGGGGGTTCGGACGGCGTTTCTCGAGGCAGTTGCGAGAGAGCGGGGACTCGAGTGGCCGCCGGCGAGCCCGACTGGGGCGCAGACAGCGCGAACTGGTGGGCAGAGGGGACAGTCGCCGTTCGACCGGGCGGCGTCGTTGCTCCGGGAGAACGTCGATGCGGAGGTGGTTGAACGACTGGTAAACGGGTAG
- a CDS encoding ABC transporter ATP-binding protein, whose protein sequence is MGVLRVDELRKSYGDVRAVDGMSFDVERGELFGFLGPNGAGKTTTIRSLTGQIVPDEGTIDVLGTDPTTAPIETRTRVGILPEQATPPSFLTPREYLEFVGDVRDLDAAVVADGIDRWAERLGFESKLETLHTDLSRGQQQKVMIAQAFLHEPDLVLIDEPLANLDPLVQEQVKQFLTSYAAADNAVFVSTHNIDVAADICTRVGIVADGKIVTERSVANETSDDLLETFLDHVDDANARDLPSLERDAIQT, encoded by the coding sequence ATGGGAGTCCTTCGAGTCGACGAGTTGCGCAAGTCGTACGGCGACGTTCGGGCTGTCGACGGCATGTCCTTCGACGTCGAGCGCGGGGAACTGTTCGGCTTTCTCGGCCCCAACGGTGCCGGGAAGACGACCACGATCCGCTCGCTGACCGGTCAGATCGTCCCCGACGAGGGCACAATCGACGTGCTCGGAACCGATCCGACGACAGCGCCGATCGAAACGCGAACGCGCGTCGGCATCCTCCCCGAACAGGCGACACCGCCGAGCTTTCTCACGCCACGGGAGTATCTCGAGTTCGTCGGTGACGTGCGCGACCTCGACGCGGCGGTCGTCGCGGACGGCATCGACCGCTGGGCCGAACGGCTCGGCTTCGAGAGCAAACTCGAGACGCTCCACACCGACCTCTCACGGGGCCAGCAGCAGAAGGTGATGATCGCCCAGGCGTTCCTCCACGAACCCGACCTGGTGCTCATCGACGAGCCACTGGCGAATCTGGACCCGCTCGTCCAGGAGCAGGTCAAGCAGTTCCTCACGAGCTACGCCGCAGCGGACAACGCCGTCTTCGTCTCGACGCACAACATCGACGTCGCGGCGGATATCTGCACCCGCGTCGGCATCGTCGCCGACGGCAAAATCGTCACCGAACGCTCGGTTGCGAACGAGACGAGCGACGACCTCCTCGAGACGTTCCTCGACCACGTCGACGATGCGAACGCGCGTGATCTCCCGTCACTCGAGCGGGACGCGATCCAGACATGA
- a CDS encoding cob(I)yrinic acid a,c-diamide adenosyltransferase, translating into MYTHADDWAMSEEQPPSESVLENTPGQGRTPEAERIEADAPEEFGLVQVWWGDGKGKTTATLGMGMRAAGHGYRVHVLQFMKGGASSVDAVRGEYNAIDALPGISYENLGHYGWHGMADGSDEAQHEAEAQAGLERAREVIDAAAEADLSAPLALEGDPADGVHMLILDEVLYAAERGLISEADVHELLDAKPDGLELVLSGGHEEPTYLAERVDLMTNVRKQKHPIEAGQRARRGTEF; encoded by the coding sequence ATGTACACCCACGCCGACGACTGGGCTATGAGCGAGGAGCAGCCGCCAAGCGAATCGGTACTCGAGAACACCCCTGGCCAGGGACGGACGCCCGAAGCCGAGCGGATCGAGGCCGACGCCCCCGAGGAGTTCGGACTCGTGCAGGTCTGGTGGGGCGACGGCAAGGGGAAGACGACGGCGACGCTCGGGATGGGGATGCGCGCTGCGGGCCACGGCTACCGCGTGCACGTCCTCCAGTTCATGAAGGGCGGCGCGTCGAGCGTCGACGCCGTCCGCGGCGAGTACAACGCGATCGACGCCCTGCCGGGGATCAGCTACGAGAATCTGGGCCACTACGGCTGGCACGGGATGGCCGACGGCAGCGACGAAGCCCAGCACGAGGCCGAAGCACAGGCCGGACTTGAGCGCGCCCGCGAGGTCATCGACGCGGCGGCCGAGGCCGACCTCAGCGCGCCGCTCGCACTCGAGGGCGACCCGGCCGACGGCGTCCACATGCTGATTCTGGACGAGGTGCTCTACGCCGCCGAGCGCGGCCTGATCAGTGAAGCCGACGTGCACGAGCTACTGGATGCGAAACCAGACGGACTCGAGTTGGTCCTCTCCGGCGGTCACGAGGAGCCGACGTATCTGGCGGAGCGGGTGGATCTGATGACGAACGTTCGCAAGCAGAAGCATCCAATCGAGGCTGGGCAGCGGGCTCGTCGCGGGACGGAATTCTAG
- a CDS encoding SDR family NAD(P)-dependent oxidoreductase: protein MTLVDDRVAVITGAGSGIGRTTATTFADHGASVVVADVDAEGGRATVETITDDGGEATFVETDVSDLDDAQVMVDTAVDEYGGLDVLFNNAAIEGPVARLDDYENDAFEQVIDVNLKGVWYGMKYGIKAMLEDGGGSIISASSIGGEVAVPQYSGYGAAKAAVGQLTRYAAIEYAEEGIRANAVAPGIVRTEMIERTIEEHPEMEEQFEETEPMPGLAEPEEIANAVLFLGSDLSSRVTGVTLPVEGGYLSQ from the coding sequence ATGACTCTCGTTGACGACCGCGTTGCAGTCATCACAGGCGCTGGCTCCGGCATCGGACGAACGACGGCGACGACGTTCGCCGACCACGGCGCGTCGGTCGTCGTCGCAGACGTGGACGCTGAGGGCGGACGAGCGACCGTCGAGACGATCACGGACGATGGTGGCGAAGCGACGTTTGTCGAGACGGATGTTTCGGACCTCGACGATGCCCAGGTGATGGTCGACACCGCCGTCGACGAGTACGGCGGTCTCGACGTGCTGTTCAACAACGCCGCCATCGAGGGGCCAGTCGCACGACTCGACGACTACGAGAACGACGCCTTCGAGCAGGTTATCGACGTCAACCTCAAGGGCGTCTGGTACGGGATGAAGTACGGCATCAAGGCGATGCTCGAGGACGGCGGCGGCTCGATCATCAGCGCCTCCTCGATCGGCGGCGAGGTCGCCGTGCCCCAGTACAGCGGCTACGGTGCGGCGAAGGCCGCAGTCGGCCAGCTCACCCGGTACGCGGCCATCGAGTACGCAGAGGAGGGCATCCGCGCGAACGCAGTCGCACCCGGTATCGTCCGCACCGAGATGATCGAGCGAACGATCGAGGAACACCCCGAGATGGAAGAACAGTTCGAGGAAACCGAACCGATGCCAGGTCTCGCAGAGCCCGAGGAAATCGCGAACGCCGTACTCTTCCTCGGCTCGGATCTCTCCTCGCGCGTTACTGGTGTGACGCTCCCCGTTGAAGGCGGCTACCTCTCCCAGTAA